One window of Candidatus Margulisiibacteriota bacterium genomic DNA carries:
- the ilvD gene encoding dihydroxy-acid dehydratase produces MRSDKVKKGPDKAAHRSLFKSMGYTEEQIKRPLIGIAASYNEVIPGHILLDKVATAVKEGVLMAGGTPMLFHTIGVCDGIAMGHEGMKYSLVTREIVADSVEAMVNAYQFDGLVIIPNCDKIIPGMLMAAARVNIPTVMVSGGPMLVGGDSAKCVDLSHVFEAVGSFNAGKITKEELQHIEDVACPGAGSCSGMFTANSMNCLAESLGIALPGNGTIPAVKGARIALAKNSGVAIMDMVKKDIKAKDMMTLDNFKNALAVDMALGCSTNTALHLPAIANEAGLNISLKLINEISDKTPHLVSLRPAGVYHMQDLDDAGGIQAVIAELAKGKLVKTDLITVTGKTIQENIKNAQTRNKEVIRPLKNPYHKIGGLAALFGNIAPEGAIVKQSAVSEKMSVHSGPAKVFDSEDASVEAMKKGKIKKGDVVVIRYEGPKGGPGMREMLVPTATIVGMGLDKDVALITDGRFSGATQGSAIGHVSPEAALGGPIAAIQDGDIIEINVPKKTLNVKLSDKEIKERLKKAKTPKKNYKGCLGRYVKLVKSASTGAVLE; encoded by the coding sequence ATGAGAAGTGATAAAGTAAAAAAAGGACCGGATAAAGCAGCCCATCGTTCGTTATTCAAGAGTATGGGATACACTGAAGAGCAGATTAAGCGTCCCTTAATAGGTATAGCTGCGTCTTATAACGAGGTTATTCCGGGACATATTTTATTGGATAAAGTTGCCACAGCAGTTAAGGAAGGCGTTTTGATGGCCGGAGGCACTCCAATGCTTTTTCATACCATCGGTGTTTGTGACGGTATAGCCATGGGCCATGAAGGTATGAAATATTCGCTGGTGACCAGAGAAATTGTTGCTGATTCTGTTGAAGCTATGGTTAACGCTTATCAGTTTGATGGCCTGGTCATTATTCCCAATTGCGATAAAATAATTCCCGGCATGCTTATGGCCGCTGCCAGAGTAAATATTCCCACCGTCATGGTCAGCGGAGGCCCGATGCTTGTTGGCGGGGACAGCGCTAAATGTGTGGACCTTTCTCATGTTTTTGAAGCTGTAGGTTCATTTAATGCTGGAAAGATCACCAAAGAAGAGTTGCAGCATATTGAAGATGTTGCTTGTCCGGGCGCTGGTTCATGTTCCGGAATGTTTACCGCCAATTCCATGAATTGTCTGGCGGAATCGCTGGGTATAGCTTTGCCGGGTAACGGCACAATCCCTGCGGTTAAAGGTGCCAGAATCGCTTTAGCCAAAAATTCGGGAGTGGCAATTATGGATATGGTTAAAAAAGATATAAAAGCCAAGGACATGATGACTCTTGATAATTTCAAAAACGCTCTGGCTGTAGATATGGCTCTGGGATGTTCCACAAATACGGCATTACATTTGCCGGCCATAGCTAATGAAGCCGGCCTGAATATATCATTAAAGCTAATAAATGAGATCAGTGATAAAACTCCGCATCTGGTATCTTTGCGGCCTGCTGGCGTTTATCATATGCAGGACCTGGATGATGCCGGTGGTATTCAGGCAGTTATTGCCGAACTGGCCAAAGGCAAGCTGGTAAAAACCGATCTTATAACCGTAACCGGAAAAACAATCCAAGAAAATATTAAGAACGCGCAGACCAGAAACAAAGAAGTAATCCGTCCCTTAAAAAATCCTTATCATAAAATCGGTGGACTTGCGGCCTTGTTCGGCAACATAGCTCCTGAAGGCGCTATAGTTAAGCAGTCCGCTGTTTCCGAAAAAATGAGTGTACATAGCGGCCCGGCTAAAGTTTTTGACAGCGAAGACGCATCTGTCGAGGCAATGAAAAAAGGCAAGATTAAAAAAGGTGATGTTGTGGTTATTCGTTATGAAGGTCCCAAAGGCGGTCCGGGCATGCGCGAAATGCTGGTGCCTACCGCGACTATCGTAGGTATGGGCCTGGACAAAGATGTAGCGCTTATCACCGACGGCAGGTTTTCCGGAGCCACGCAGGGTTCGGCCATAGGTCATGTTTCGCCGGAAGCAGCCTTGGGCGGCCCGATAGCGGCCATTCAGGATGGTGATATTATCGAGATCAATGTGCCTAAAAAAACACTGAATGTAAAGCTTTCCGATAAAGAGATCAAAGAAAGGTTAAAGAAGGCTAAAACGCCTAAAAAGAACTATAAAGGCTGTCTGGGCAGGTATGTTAAACTGGTTAAGTCTGCCAGTACCGGAGCAGTATTGGAATAA
- the gcvPB gene encoding aminomethyl-transferring glycine dehydrogenase subunit GcvPB, with product MSDNFKPVFYKTPIGGSLVNDPNVPQPLLRKKPLRFPDLSEVEVVRHYTYLSTLNFGVDSGFYPLGSCTMKYNPKILEKIASLEEFSQLHPLQDNEDVQGMLEALYKINELLCAIFGYAQFTLQPAAGAHGEHTGLLIIKAYFLDKGQADRNTVIIPDTAHGTNPASAAIAGFDVVKISTDEQGNINLEELSQAVTKYKVAALMLTNPSTLGLFETQIVEIADIVHKAGGLLYYDGANANALLGLIRPADMGFDVCHLNLHKTFATPHGGGGPGSGPVGVKDFLVQFLPRPIVKKSDNSFSLDFSSQKSIGKVHGFYGNIAIVLRALVYILLEGSTGLRKVSEQAIINANYLRVGLKDLLKLPYARFCMHEFVLSAAKLKKEKGVSALDIAKRLIDFGIHPPTIYFPLIVHECLMIEPTETESKESMDRFMQVMEQIIKEAETTPELLKSAPQNRIVGRLDETKAVKQPKLTAFDIGS from the coding sequence ATGTCAGATAATTTCAAGCCGGTTTTTTATAAAACACCGATTGGTGGATCTTTGGTGAATGATCCCAATGTCCCTCAGCCCCTGCTAAGGAAAAAGCCGTTGCGATTTCCAGACTTAAGCGAAGTGGAAGTAGTAAGACATTACACCTATTTGTCCACCTTGAATTTTGGCGTGGACTCCGGTTTTTATCCTTTGGGGTCATGCACCATGAAATATAATCCCAAAATTTTGGAAAAAATCGCCTCCCTGGAAGAATTTTCTCAGCTTCATCCTTTGCAGGATAATGAAGATGTGCAGGGAATGTTAGAAGCTCTGTATAAGATAAACGAACTTTTATGCGCTATTTTCGGATACGCGCAATTTACTTTACAGCCGGCTGCCGGAGCGCATGGTGAGCATACAGGGCTGTTGATTATCAAGGCTTATTTTTTAGATAAAGGCCAAGCTGACCGCAATACCGTAATTATTCCGGACACAGCTCATGGTACAAACCCCGCCAGCGCTGCCATCGCCGGATTTGATGTGGTTAAGATTTCCACAGACGAGCAAGGTAACATTAATCTTGAAGAACTCAGTCAGGCTGTAACCAAATATAAGGTAGCGGCTTTGATGCTGACTAATCCTTCTACTCTGGGCCTTTTTGAGACACAGATTGTAGAGATAGCTGACATTGTACACAAGGCTGGAGGTCTTTTGTATTATGACGGGGCCAATGCTAATGCTTTGCTTGGTCTTATCAGACCGGCGGACATGGGTTTTGACGTCTGTCATTTGAATTTGCATAAAACTTTTGCCACACCCCATGGCGGAGGAGGGCCCGGATCAGGACCAGTGGGAGTGAAAGATTTTCTTGTGCAATTTCTGCCTAGGCCGATAGTCAAAAAATCCGATAATTCTTTTAGCCTTGATTTTTCTTCACAGAAAAGCATAGGGAAAGTACATGGTTTTTATGGCAATATTGCCATTGTTTTAAGGGCTCTGGTGTATATTTTACTGGAAGGCAGCACGGGTTTGCGCAAGGTCAGCGAGCAGGCCATAATTAATGCCAATTATTTGCGCGTCGGGCTGAAAGATTTGTTAAAATTACCCTATGCCCGTTTTTGCATGCATGAATTTGTGTTATCTGCCGCGAAACTAAAAAAGGAAAAAGGAGTTTCCGCGCTGGATATTGCCAAACGGCTTATCGATTTTGGTATTCATCCGCCTACAATTTATTTCCCGTTGATTGTTCATGAATGTTTGATGATAGAACCGACTGAGACTGAAAGTAAAGAGTCAATGGACAGGTTTATGCAGGTGATGGAGCAAATTATCAAAGAAGCGGAAACAACTCCTGAACTGTTAAAAAGTGCCCCGCAAAACCGAATAGTCGGAAGACTGGATGAGACCAAAGCAGTTAAACAACCTAAATTAACTGCATTTGATATCGGTTCGTAA
- the ilvN gene encoding acetolactate synthase small subunit, whose amino-acid sequence MRHVVSVIVENKPGVLARIAGLFSRRGYNIDSLAVGITENPDFSRITLVVHGDDIIIEQIVKQLYKLIDTYKVIDLTKQTHIEREMALVKISVTASTRSEIIEIADIFRAKIIDVSEKNLVIELTGDQDKIEGFLVLIKKFGIVELVRTGSIAIQRG is encoded by the coding sequence ATGAGACATGTTGTTTCAGTAATAGTAGAAAATAAACCTGGTGTACTGGCAAGAATTGCCGGACTTTTCAGCCGCAGAGGATATAATATCGACAGTCTGGCTGTAGGAATTACGGAAAATCCGGATTTTTCCAGAATTACTCTGGTGGTGCATGGTGACGATATTATTATCGAACAAATAGTTAAACAGCTTTATAAATTGATAGATACTTATAAAGTTATTGATCTAACCAAACAAACACATATAGAGCGGGAAATGGCACTGGTAAAAATCAGTGTTACGGCCAGTACCCGTTCGGAAATTATAGAAATTGCTGATATCTTCAGAGCAAAAATTATTGATGTCAGTGAAAAGAATCTGGTGATTGAGCTTACCGGGGATCAGGACAAGATCGAAGGTTTTCTGGTATTAATCAAGAAGTTCGGAATAGTCGAACTGGTACGTACAGGTTCGATAGCCATACAAAGAGGATAA
- the ilvB gene encoding biosynthetic-type acetolactate synthase large subunit, with the protein MTDKIKGSKILLESLKQENVTDIFGYPGGVLLDIYDEIYNSDINHFLVRHEQAAAHAADGYARSSGKVGVCLATSGPGATNLVTGIANAYMDSIPMVALTGQVSVNLIGKDSFQEADITGITMPITKHNFLVKSVKDLAETIKKAFYIARTGRPGPVLIDLPKDITQARIPFEYPKDINIPSYKPTYKGSIKQIKVAIDLMQKALKPVILAGGGIIASNASAELRELVSLTGIPVSSTLMGIGSYPYNDKLSLKMPGMHGTAYANYAVHDSDLIIAIGMRFDDRITGKLETFAPKAKIIHIDIDPAEIGKCIQPTVPIVGDAKQVLKDMIELLKETPVEPKKEWLEIVQDLKEKHPLSYKQTGDVIYPQFVMETINQLTKGEAIIATEVGTHQMWAAQFLNHLHPRHFLSSGGLGTMGFGFPAAIGAQVANPDKLVIDIAGDGSIQMNIQELSTVAYYKLPVKVIIINNRYLGMVRQWQELFYEGRYSHVDLEGKQPDFVKIAEAYDVLGLRAEKPSELKKVLEKAFSHNGPVFVDVVVNREESVYPFVPAGGVLNKMLFSERT; encoded by the coding sequence ATGACAGATAAAATTAAAGGCTCCAAAATTCTTCTGGAAAGTTTAAAACAGGAAAACGTAACGGATATCTTTGGTTATCCTGGCGGCGTTTTGCTGGATATTTATGATGAAATTTACAATAGCGATATAAATCATTTCCTAGTTCGCCATGAGCAGGCTGCCGCGCACGCGGCCGACGGATATGCTCGCAGTAGTGGCAAGGTAGGCGTATGCCTGGCCACTTCAGGCCCAGGTGCGACCAACCTGGTTACCGGTATTGCCAATGCCTATATGGATTCCATACCCATGGTCGCTCTTACCGGTCAGGTTTCAGTCAATTTGATCGGAAAAGATTCTTTTCAGGAAGCCGATATTACCGGTATAACTATGCCCATTACCAAGCATAATTTTTTGGTAAAATCGGTAAAAGATCTGGCTGAAACCATTAAAAAAGCTTTTTATATAGCCCGGACCGGCAGACCCGGACCGGTTTTAATAGATTTACCCAAAGATATTACTCAAGCCAGAATTCCATTCGAATATCCTAAAGATATAAATATTCCTTCTTATAAACCTACCTATAAGGGAAGTATAAAACAGATCAAGGTAGCGATAGACCTTATGCAGAAAGCACTGAAGCCGGTTATTCTTGCAGGAGGCGGAATTATAGCCTCCAACGCTTCGGCTGAGTTAAGAGAGCTTGTAAGTCTTACCGGTATACCGGTTTCCAGTACCTTGATGGGGATTGGTTCCTATCCTTACAATGATAAATTATCCCTGAAGATGCCCGGCATGCACGGTACGGCATATGCCAATTACGCTGTTCATGACTCGGATTTGATAATAGCAATTGGTATGCGTTTTGATGACCGCATCACCGGCAAACTGGAAACTTTCGCGCCTAAAGCGAAAATTATTCATATTGATATTGATCCCGCAGAAATAGGTAAATGTATTCAGCCCACAGTTCCCATAGTCGGAGACGCCAAACAGGTGTTAAAAGACATGATCGAACTGCTTAAGGAAACACCAGTAGAACCTAAAAAAGAATGGCTGGAGATTGTTCAGGATTTAAAGGAAAAACATCCGCTGTCTTACAAGCAGACAGGCGATGTAATTTATCCTCAGTTTGTAATGGAAACCATCAATCAATTGACTAAAGGTGAGGCTATTATTGCAACAGAAGTTGGCACACATCAGATGTGGGCGGCACAGTTCCTTAATCATCTGCACCCGCGTCATTTTCTTTCTTCGGGCGGACTGGGCACCATGGGATTCGGTTTCCCGGCAGCCATCGGCGCACAGGTTGCCAACCCTGACAAACTGGTAATCGATATTGCCGGAGACGGTTCTATTCAGATGAATATTCAGGAATTATCTACAGTTGCTTATTACAAACTACCTGTTAAAGTTATTATTATTAATAATCGTTATCTGGGCATGGTAAGGCAGTGGCAGGAACTTTTTTATGAAGGACGTTACTCCCATGTTGACCTTGAGGGCAAACAACCGGATTTCGTAAAAATTGCCGAAGCTTATGATGTCCTGGGCTTGAGAGCCGAGAAACCTTCCGAACTAAAGAAAGTTTTGGAAAAAGCTTTTTCTCATAACGGCCCGGTATTTGTTGATGTTGTTGTTAATCGTGAGGAAAGCGTATATCCTTTTGTTCCGGCCGGCGGAGTACTTAATAAAATGCTGTTTTCGGAAAGGACATAA